CAGATAGCGCGGATCGCCGCGGTCGTCGAGCTGCAGCGTCTCCTCGAGCAGCAGCTCGGTGCCGTAGCGCAGCCACACGTGGCGGCGCAAGTTGTCGTTGAAGAGCGCCGAGGGGACGTAGCGCAGCGGCGCGCGCGTGCGCAGCTCCGCCGGCGCGTCGGGGTTCTCCGCGTCGACGATGACCACGCCAGGCGAGGTGTGCCGCGCGAGCCACTGCACGAAGCCTTGAAAGTTCAGCGGCGCGACCCACACCAGATGCCCGCTCGCCGACTGCACGTTGTAGGTGCCGACGCGGTAGTACGCGCCGAGCTGACCGACGACTTTCTCACCGGCGAAGATCGCCGACTCTTCCGGCACGACGCGCACGTGGCGCGGGTCGGCGGCCGGCGCGCCGGCGGTCGAGACGGTCGCACCGGTGAGGTCGCGCAGTCCGCTCGCGTCGACCACCGGCGCGACGAGCAGCCCGAGCGCGAACAAGCCGACCACGCCGACCACGCCGATCAGCGGCCAGACCGGCGTGCGGCGCAGCGAGACGATCCGGCGCGAGAGGACCATCGTGCGCGCGGCGGTGAGCGAGGTGATCAGCGCGTTGGGGAGCAGCGTGAGCAGCAGCAGCGAGATCGCCTGCGGGAAGACCAGCTGCGGCAGCGTCAGGTAGCAAAACGCGCCGACGAGCGGCACGCCGACCACGAGCCGCCGCAGTTGCCCGCGCCACCACCCGCGCGAGAAGTCCAGGTTGACGAGCCCCAGCGAGAGGAACCCCGTCGCGAGCAGCCAGATCACGCGCCTTCGCCCTACGGCGGCCCCTTGCCGCGCGCCTCCTCGCGCGTGAACGGAAGGCGGAGGTGCCCATGCAGGTTCGCTACAGCGGGACGGTCACGTCGCCGCCCCGCTTCTTCTACTCGCGCCACTCGCATCGCGAGCACGAGCAGTTCGACGTGCGCGGCGACGACGGCGCGCGGTTTCGCGTCGTCGACAACGTCTCGATCGCACCGCGCGTCCCGGTGCAGCCCGGCGACCGGGTGACGGTGCAGGGCGAGCTGGTGCGCGCGCACGTCACGCCGCCGATCGTGCACTGGACGCATCACGATCCGGACGGCCGGCACGCGGGCGGCTTCATCGACCTGAACGGCCGCTTCTACGCCTGAGGGCGAAACGAAAAGGGGCGAATCGCTTCGCCCCCGATCGCCTGCCGAGCTGGAAGCTCAGCGGCGCTTCTTCGCGCCCCCCGCGGCCTTGCGGCCCGGGGCGGCTGCCTTCGAGCCGCCTTTCTTCGCCGCGGGAGCGGCTTTGCGGCCCGGCGCGGCGGCTTTTTTCGCCCCGCCCTTCTTGGCGCCGCCCTTTTTCGCGCCGCCGCGCTTGGCGGTGCCGACGGCTTCCTTGAGGCTGCGCCCGGCGGTGAACTTCAGGACGCGCTTCGCCGGAACGTTCACCGGCTCGCCCGTCTGCGGATTGCGCGCGACGCGCGCCGCGCGGTCCCGGATCTTGAACTGGCCGAAGGGCGTCAACTGGACTTTGTCGCCCGACTTCAGCACCTGCGTGATCCGGTCCAGGATCCCGTCCAGCAGCTCGGCGACCTGCCGGCGCGGAAGCTCGAAATCATCGGCGAGCTCTCTCGCCAGTTCGTTCTTGGTCATGCGGTCCTTTCGGTTTGCGGGTTCGGCTCGCGGGGAGCCGCGTTGGCGCCCAGTATACGCCGAAAAACTCCTACCTCCGGCCGATTTCCTCTGTTTTTTGCGAGAATTCCTCGCCTCGGCCGCCACGCCGGGCCGGAACCCTCAACCGGCCGCTAGCGCTCCGAACGCGCGACGAGCTGATCGACGGTGACGAACCCGTAGCCTTGCGCGCGCAGCGCGGCGATGACGCGCGGCGCGAGGGCGGCTTCGTAGGCGCGCTCGCCGGCGTCGCCGCGGCCTTGGTCGCCGTCGTGCAACACGACGATCGCGCCGTCGCGCACCTGCCGCAGCAACGTTCGCACGAGCTCCTCGCGGTCGGCGTGCGGCGAGGTTTCGTCGAGCATCGCGCTCCACAGCACGACGCGCAAGCCGTGGCGGCGCGCCGCGTCGAGCACCGCGGCGTTGCGCGCGCCGAACGGCGGGCGCAGGTAGCGCGGCCGCGCGCCGGTGGCGGCGGCGATCGCGTCGCCGGCGTTCGCGATCTCCGCGTCGAGCGCGTAGCGCGCGAGCAGCGCGTTGAGGTGCGGGTGCGTCTCGGAGTGGTTCTCCACTTCGTCGCCGTCGGCGCGCATGCGGCGCAGCAGTCCTGGATTGCGCCGCGCCGCGCGTCCGACCACGAAGAACGTCGCGGGCACGCGCTCGCGCTCGAGGACGCTCAGCAGGTGGTCCGTCACGCCGGGCGTGGGCCCGTCGTCGAACGTCAGCGCGACGAGGTGGCCGCCGCCGTGCGTGATCACCGGCTCGAACGCGTCGCTGCGCGGCGACTCGACCAGCTCGTACAAGCCGTAGAACCCGGCGGCGAGCAGCGCGAGCGCGGCCAGCACGCGCAGCGCGCTCACGACTTGAGCAATTTCTCCCGCGCCGCCGCGACGGTCTTCTTGAAGCTCGGCGGGCCGAACGCCGCGAAGTCGTCGACGACTTTCTGGTAGCGCGCGTCGGCGGTTGAGGTCGAGTTCAGCGTGACCAGGTTCGGCACCGGCTTGTTCTTGTCGAGATGGATCTCGTACTGGCGCCCCGCGGTCGTCGCCAGGTAGTGCGGGTCGGTGAAGGTGAACTTGTGCTTGCCGCTGCGGTTGCCGTCGACCTGCGCCACCGTGACGGTGTACATCTCGTTCGTGTTGCCGCGCAGCGGCCGCGTCTGCAGCTCCCAGACGCCGTCTTGCACGAGCTGCTGAAACAAGAACGTCACGTCGTAGCCGTGGATCGGCTCGGTGAACTTCGCCACCCGCGTCCCGGCGCGGTTCTCGGCGCGGTACGATGCGGTCGAGCTTCCGTTGACGTTGTCGAGCTGCCACACCTCGCGAGCGATCGGCCCCTTCGCGTGCGCGATCGTTTCGCTGAAGTGCAGCTCGGAGCGCTGGGTGCGGACGGCGTGAACCGCTTGGTAGCGCGCGGACTCGGACGGAAAGAAGATCTTCCAGCCGGAGATCGCGGCGGCGATTGCGATGACGATCACGACCAGCGTGGTGGGGAAGCGGCGCATCTTCCCCTCTACAACGCTCCGCGGGGCTGGGAAGTGTCAGCGTGCGCGTCGAGGATCTGGTTGACCACGGCGTCGGCCGCCTTGTTCTCCTTGCGAGGCACGTGGCGCACGTCGGTCCGCGCGAACTTGCGCAGCAGCGCCTTCGCCTCTGCGTGCAGCGGGACGAGGCCGGGGTGCTTCACACGATAGGCGCCGGAGAGCTGCTTGACCACCAGCTCGGAATCCATCCGCACGTCGAGCTCGTCCACGCCGCGCGCGAGCGCCGCCCGCAGCCCTTCGAGCAGCGCGGTCCACTCGGCGACGTTGTTCGTGGTCGTGCCGAGAAACGTCCCGATCTCTTCGAGCACCGCGCCGTCGTGGGCGTACAGCACGGCGCCCGACGCGGCGGGACCGGGGTTGCCGCGGGAACCGCCGTCGGCGTAGAGGGTGGCCTTCACGTGGAAAGGGGGAACCACACCGAACGGCCTATTACCTCCTACGGCTCCCGGCGGGCAGTGGCGCAGCTTGGTAGCGCATCAGTCTGGGGGACTGGGGGTCGCAGGTTCAAATCCTGTCTGCCCGACCAACGACGACGAGGGTTTGCACGCAGCGAACCCTTTTCGTTTTCCGCACCGCGAACATTTTGGAATCTCCACCGCCTCTCTTGTCTCAGATGGTATCGCTCCTCGAGCCGCGCGCGCCTCGGCGCCGCGTCGACCCCGAGCTCGTGCTCGCCGCGATGCGGCGCGAGCCCGCCGCCGCCGACCGGCTCGTCGCCGCGATCTGGCCGGCGTGCTTTCGTCTCGCGGCGAGCGCCACCGGCGATCGTGGGCTCGCGCAGGACGCCGCGCAGGAAGCATGCGCGCTCGTCGTTCGCAAGGTCCACGGGCTGCGCAACACCGACGCGTTCGACGCCTGGCTGTACCGCATCGTCATGCGCGAGGCCTCGCGCGTGCGGCGCGGACACTGGTTCAACCCGGAGCAGCTCGTCGAACCGGCGGCCGGCGAAAGCGGCACCGCGGCGCTCGATGTGTGGCGCGCGCTGGCGGCGCTGCCGCCGGAGCTGCGCGACGTCACCGTGCTGTTCTATTTCGACGACCTGCGCAGCGAAGAGATCGCCGCGATCCTGGGCGTTCGGCATCCGACCGTGCGCACGCGCCTGGCGCGCGCCCGGGAACGGCTGCGCGGTCTGCTCGCGGACTACCGCCCATATCCGCTGAGGGAGGCGCACCGTGCCGTTTGATTTCGCAACGAGCGGTCGCCACGCGCGCGAGCAGATCGCCGTTCCCGCCGTGCCGCTCGAGACGATCGCCCGGCGGGCGGAGCGGCAGCGCGCGCGCTCGCGAGCTCACGCGCTCGCCGCGGCAGCCGGCGTGCTCGTCGCCGGCGCCGTTGCCGTCGGCACGGGAGCTGGCGCGCGGATCTTGGATACGGTACACGTCTGGTTGGGCGGAGGCCACGCGGCGATCCGAACCTCGTCGGTCTCCGGAACGCGCTGGCCCACGCGCGAGGAGTTTCGCCGCGCGATCGCGGGCGCGACGTTCCCGGTGCGGCTGCCGGTCGGGCTTCCGCCGAACGCGCGCGTCGTGTTCGTGTGGGCCATGCCCGCGACGCATCCGAGCGCGATAACCCTGGAATATCGGGCTCAAAACCAGGCGAAACCGCTCAGCTTCTTGCTGGCCGATCCCTCGGTCGTCGACGTCGGGCGGCAGCTGCTCGCAGTGACCGCGCCTAACGCCGCGGTCTATGACTGGCGGTCCGGCGACGAAGTGGTCTCCATCCCGAAAGACGAGATCGACGCCGCCGGCGCCGACCGGCTCAAAGCGTCGATGGCGCAGACGACGCCCCAGGCATCGCTGGCCGCAACCGATGCGATGCTTGCAACCGTCGCGGTGCTCGGCGATGCCGACCACATCACGCTCGCGGAACACTATCGTGCCGCCGCAGGCCCGAACGCACTCGTCGGCACGCAAACGGCACGGACGATCGCATCGCTGGCGGCGCGCGGGCTTCCGATGCGCGACAGGCGGCACCTAGTCGTCACGAACCTTCACTACGCGCACGGAGAGCCCGACTATGCGCGGACGAGGAACTCGTTTGCGGGCAGCATCGCGGTCTCCGCGGGCGGCGTGCGCGCGCTCGCCGCGACGCTGCGCGCGCGCGGCGTCGCATCCGGCGGCGACTGCGCGTGCGAGCTTCTCTACAGCCGCCCCGACGCGCGCGCAGCATATCGCATCGTCGTCATCCCGCTGCGAGGCTCGGGCGTTCGCACCTACGCGGTCGACCCGAAAACGTACGCGGTGCGAGCCGCGACCTAGCCGAAAAAGAAACGAGAGCCCGCCGGCCTAAGCCTACTTCGTGCGGCCGGACTTCCTCGCGCCGGCGCGCCTGGCGCCGCCCACCGCGTCCTTGAGTCCTTTGCCGGGCGTGAACGCCGGCACTTTGCGCGCTGCGATCTTCAACACCTCACCCGTTTGCGGATTGCGTCCGGTGCGCGCCCGGCGCTCGCGGACGACGAAGCTTCCGAACGGGATCAGCTGAACCTTTTCGCCCTGCTTGAGGGCGGTTGTGATCTCGTCGAGGATCAAATCGACGATCTCTCCGGCCTGACGTTTCGAGAGCTCGTGCTCGTTGGCCAAATTGTCCACGATGTCGGCTTTGGTCACTGTTTCGCTGTACCTCAATGAGAACGTCGTAGCGGCGCGGTTTCGTACGCCCGCGCGACCGCTCGCTCGGGAGGATACGCTTGCACGCCGCCTGCTCCTTCCGACCGGCGAGCGCGCGCAACGGCCGAATCCCGCGCACGGTTAAGGGAAGGAATGGATCGCATCGTCACCGCCTCGGCCGCGCGCGGCACCGTTTCGCTCGCGGCCGGGATCACGACGGAGCTCGTCCGCGAGGCGCGGGAACGTCACGACCTCGCGCCCACCGCAAGCGCGGCGGTCGGCCGCCTGCTGACCGCGGCGGCGCTTCTCGGCGCCTCGCTGAGCGGCCGCGAGCGGCTCACGCTGCAGATCGTCGGCGACGGCCCGATCGGCGCGATCACCGCCGATGCGTGGAGCACCGGCGAGCACGCCGTCGGCGCGCGCGCGTACGCGCGCAACGGCCGCGCCGATCTGCCGCTGAACGCGCGCGGCAAGTTCGACGTCGCGCGCGTCGTCGGAAACGGCAAGCTGCAGGTGACGAAGACGTACGAGGTGGGACAGCCGTACAGCGGGATCGTTCCGCTCGCGACCGGCGAGATCGGCGACGACGTCGCCGCATACCTGGCGAACTCCGAACAGATTCCCAGCGTCGTCGCGCTCGGCGTGCTCGCCGATCCGAACGGGATTCGCGCCGCCGGCGGCGTGATCGCGCAGGTGCAGCCCGGCGCCGACGACGCGACGGTCGCCGCGCTCGAGCGCAACGCCTCGCAGATGCCCCCGGTGACGACGCAGATCGTCGAAGGCGCCGACGAGCACGCGCTCTTGCGCGCCGTCGCCGGCGACTTGGGACTGAACGTCTTCGACGAGTACCGGACGGCGTTCGACTGCCGCTGCACGCGCGCCAAAGTCGAGACGGCGCTGCTGGGGCTGGGCAAGGACGAGCTGGCGAAGATCGCGCGCGAGCAGCCGCACACCGAGGCGACGTGCGACTTCTGCGGCGAGAGCTACGTGCTCAGCGCCGACGACGTGCGCGGGCTCGCCGAGCGCGCATCGAGCGGCTCAGCCTGACGGCTTAGCGGCGCTTCGCGCCCGGCCCGGCGGCGGCTTCGGGGCCTGCCGTCTTGGCGCCGCCGATCCGCGGGCGGAACTCTTCGGCGATCCGGCCGCGCCCGAGGTTCGTGTACCACCAGCCGCACTCGCAGCGCACCGGCGGACCCTGCTCGACCGGGTAGCGGTAGACGCGCCCGCAGCGCGGACAGGTGAAGGTCGGGCCGTCGATCCGGCCGGCCGGAGTGTACGTTTTGGGGGCCGCCGAGGCCGCCGGACGATGCGTCGCCATGCTGCTTCCTGTCGGTTTTTAAGGAATGATTCGGACGAACTTGCGCGAGCCGACCTGCAGGACCGCCGGAGCGCTCGCGCTCCAGCGCGCCGCGGGATCGGTGACCGGCGCGCCGTCGATTTTCACGCCGCCTTCCGCGATCAGCCGCTGCGCGGCCCGCTTGGACTCCGCGAACTTCGCCGCGACGACGAGATCCGCCAGCTTGTCGCGCCCGTCGAGCCGCAGCTCCGGCATCTCGGCGGGGATCTCGCCGCGCTGGATCGTGCGCTCGAACCACTCGCGCGCCGCGCGCGCCGCATCCGTCCCGTGATAGCGCGCGACCAGGTCCTCGGCGATGCGCTTCTTCTCGTCCATCGGCGAGACGGCGCCGGTCTCCAGCCCGTCGCGCAGCCGCTCGACCTCTTCCGCCGGGCGAAAGACGGCCAGCCGCGCGTACTCCGGCAGCACGTGATCGGGGATGCGCATCGTCTTGCCGAACATGTCGTTCGGCGGATCGGTCAGCGCGATGTGGTTGCCGGTCGACTTCGACATCTTCTTCACGCCGTCGATCCCGACCAGCAGCGGCGCGGTGATGCAGATCTCCGGCTCCTGCCCGAAATGCGTCTGGTACGGGCGGCTGATCAGCAAGTTGAAGAGCTGATCGGAACCGCCCAGCTCGACGTCGACGTGCATCGCGACCGAGTCGTACGCGACCGCGACCGGGTAGACGAACTCGTGCAGCGCGATCGGCGTCCCGCCTTCGTAGCGCTGTTTGAAGTCGTTGCGCTCGAGCATCTGCGCGACGGTGGTGAGCGAGAGCAGCTTGTAGATCTCCGAGAAGGTCAGCTTGGAGAGCCATTCGCTGTTGTAGACCAAGCGCACGCGCGACATGTCGAGCACCTTGCCGGCTTGCTCGGCGTAGGTTTTCATGTTGGCGGCGATCTGCGCGTCGCTCAGGGGTGGGCGCAGCGCGTTGCGGCCGCTCGGATCGCCGATCCGCGCGGTGAAGTCGCCGATCAGCAGGATCACGTCGTGGCCGTCGTCGACGAACCGCTGCAGCAGCCGCAGCACGACGGCGTGCCCGACGTGCAAATCCGGCGAGGTGGGGTCAAGCCCGAGGTACACGCGCAGCGGTTTTCCGCGCTCGAGGCGCTGCGCGAGCTCGGCGAGCGTCTCGACGTGGTCGCAGCCTTCGGTCAGAAATTCCGCGCGCTCGCGCGCAGAGCGAAATTTGGTCGTCATGCGGTCGGCGAGCGCAGTTCAAAGACCGTTACCCCACCGCCTCCCTCGTCGGCGTTTCCGTAGCGGACGTTCTGCACGAAAGGGTGCGCCTTCAGATACTGCTGCAAGCCCTTGCCGAGCAGGCCGGTGCCCTTGCCGTGGATCAGCCGCAGCGGCGAGTGGCCGAGCATGATCGCGTCGTCGATCCAGCGCTCGACCAGCGGCTCGGCCTCGACGAACCGCTTGCCGCGCACGTCGATCTCCGTCTGCGCGCTCGACGCCACGTCCAGCGTAGCGTCACCCTGAGCTTGTCGAAGCGCGCGCTTTCCGGCCGGCCCACCGGACGATGCGCCGGCGCGGCGGCGCAGCTCGCTTTTCGGAACGGTCATGCGCAGCGCGCCGATCTGCACCAGCGCGTTCTCGCCGAGGTCTTCGAGGATTGTGCCGTCCTGCTCCCAGGCGGCGACGTGAACGCGGTCGCCGGCGCCGACCGGCGCTTGCGCATCGCTTTCGCGCGCGCGTTGCGGTCGCGCTTCGAGGCCCAGCTCGCGGTGCATCTGGTCGAGCGTGCGCGCCAGCAGGTCCGCTTGGCCCGGCGTGACGCGCGGCGCACGCGCGGCGCGCTCGGTCCGCTCAGCGGCGCGGCGCTCGAGCTCCGCGGTGAAGCGGCGCAGCGTCTCGGCGAGCTCGGCGTCGGCGCGCTTGGCGAGCTCGCGCCGCTCGCGGTCGAGCGCCTCGGCGCGGCGGCGCGCGTTGTCCTCGAGCGAGCGCAGGTGCGCGCGCTCGCGGTCGAGCTGCTCGCGCTCGCGCGTCGCGCGAACGCGCTCTTCGCTCACCTCGGCGAGCGCGCGCTCGTAGTCGCGTTCCTGCGAGCCCAACACGTCCTGCGCGCGCGCGACGACCTTGGGATCGAGCCGCATCCGGCGCGCCAGCGCGAAGGCGAGCGATTGTCCGGGCGAGCCCACGTCGAGCTGATAGGTCGGCTCGTACGTGTCGGGATCGAAGCGCACGCTCGCGTTCGCGACGTGCGCGTGGTCGGCGCCGAACAGCTTCAGCTCGGTCGCGTGCGTCGTGGCGAGAACGCGCGCGCCGCGCTCGAGAAACCGCTCGAGCACGGCGACGGCGAGCGCGGCGCCGGCGTTCGGCTCGGTTCCGCTGCCGATCTCGTCGATGAGGATCAGCGTGCGGTCGTTGGCGGCGTCGACGATCTCGGCGAGCCGGCGCAGGTGCGCGGAGAACGTCGAGGCGTTCTGCGCGATCGACTGCTCGTCGCCGATGTCGGTGCAGACGCGCTCGAACCGCCCGATCGTCGCCGCCGCGGCCGGGACGTGCAATCCGCACGCCGCCATCGCGACCGCGAGCCCGACCAGCTTGAGCGCGACGGTCTTCCCGCCCATGTTCGGCCCGGAGACGATCAGGATGCGGATCTCCTCGTCGAGCCGGACCGACTGCGGCACGGCGCGCTCGTCCAGCAGCGGATGGCGCCCATCGGAAAGATCGATCACCGCCGCCTCGACCAGCTCGGGCGCGACCGCCTGCATGCGGTGCGCGACGCTCGCGCGCGCGGCGGCGAGATCGAGCTCGACGTAGACGTCCACGTCGGTGCCGATTTGGGCCGCTTCGTTCGCGATGAGCGAGGAAAGCTCGCCGAGGATGCGCGCGATCTCCACCTCTTCTTGCACGCGCAGCGCGCGCACGCGGTTGTTCGCTTCGAGCGATTCGAGCGGCTCGACGAACAGCGTCTGCCCCGACGAGCTGGTGTCGTGGACGATCCCTTGGATCTCGCCGGAGAACTCTGCCTTGACCGGAACGACGTAGCGCCCGTCGCGCATCGTGACGATCGCGTCCTGAATCGCGCGCGCGTATTTAGCCGAGCGGGTGATGGCGGCGGCGCGGTCGCGCGCGTCGTCCTGGGCTTGCTGCATCGAGCGGCGAATCCGCGCCAGCGCCGGCGAGGCGCGGTCGAGGATCGTGCCGCGCTCGTCGATCGCGTCGTGCACGCGGTGCACGATCTGCGGCAGCGCGCGAAACGGCGCGCAGCGCTCGCGCAGCAGCGGAACGTCCAGCTCGGCTTCCCGCACCGCTTTGACCGCCGCCGCGGCGGCGGCGAGCGCATCGGCGACCGAGCGCAATTCGCGGGCCGGCAGGGCCACGCCGCGCGCTGCGGTCGCGACCGCTTCGTCCACGTCGTCGATCCGCTGCATCGAGAAGCCGGCGTCCTGCATCAGCGCGCGCATCTCGCTCGTCTCGCCGACCAGCCGCCGCACGCGGGCGAAGTCCGTCGTCGGCTCGCACGCCAGCGCCAGCGCCTGCGAGCGCGGCGCATGCGTCTGCCCCGCATACCGCTCCCGAATCCGCTGAAAATCCAGAACCTCGAGCCCGCGCTCGTCGATCAGCGCGCCGTACTGGGGCATGACTTATTCGCGGAGCTTCTCCTTCAGCAACTCTTGTGCTAAGGCCGGGTTTGCTTTGCCGCGAGAGGCTTTCATCACCGCGCCGGTGAGGAAGCCGAGGACGTTCGTTTTGCCGGCTTTGTAGTCGGCGGCGACTTTCGGGTTGGCGGCGAGGACTTCGTCGACGATCGCTGCGACAGCGCCGCGGTCGCTGACCTGGGCCAGGCCTTCACGCTCGACGATCGCCTTCGCCGAGCCGCCTTCCGTCCACAGCGTTTCGAGGACTTGCTTCGCGGCTTTCGAGTTGATCGCGTTCGAGCTCGTCAGCGCGACCAGCTCGGCGAGCGATTCCGGCGTCACCTTGCCGCGTACGACGTGCGTGCCGCTCTCGTTCGCCAGGCGCGCGAGGTCGCCCAGGACGAACGCGACGACGCCTTTCCCATCGCCGTTCGCAGCGCGCACCGCGCGGTCGAACCAGGCGGCGAGCGCGTGGTCTTCGACGAGTTGCGTCGCGCGCTTCGTATCGAGCGCGTAGTCGTCGACGTAGCGCAGGTAGCGTTCGTACGGAATCTCCGGCAGCGACGCGCGCACGCGCTCGATCATCTCCGGCGTGACGTCAAGCGGGACGAGGTCTGGGTCGGGGAAGTAGCGGTAGTCGTGCGCCTGTTCTTTCGAGCGCTGGCTGTGGGTGACGCCGGCGGCCTCGTCCCAGCCGCGCGTCTCCTGGATCACGCGGCCGCCGCTCTCCACCACCGCGATCTGCCGCGCGATCTCCGACTCGATCGCGCGCCGCACGCTGCGGAAGGAGTTCATGTTCTTGATCTCGGCTTTGGTGCCGAGCCCGGTCTCGCCGCGCTTGCGGATCGACACGTTGGCGTCGCAGCGCAGCGAGCCTTCCTCCATCTTCACGTCGCTCACGCCGAGCTCGCGGAACGTGCGCGCCAGCGTTTCGAGGTACGCCACCGCTTCCTCGGCGCTGCGGATGTCCGGCTCCGAGACGCACTCCATCAGCGGCACGCCGGCGCGGTTGAAATCGACGAGCGAACCGGTCGACGCGGCGAGCCGCCCGTCGGCGCTGCCCACGTGTGTCGACTTGCCCGTGTCTTCTTCTAAATGAATGCGGGTGAGGCGGCACTCGCGCCGCGTGCCGTCTTCCAGCCAGTAGCGCACGACGCCGCCGACCGTGAGCGGCATGTCGTACTGCGAGATCTGGTAGTTCTTCGGCATGTCCGGATAGAAGTAGTTCTTCCGGTCGAACTTCGAGTGCGGCGGAATCGTCGCGCCGAACGCCAAGCCGGCGCGGAACATGTGCTCGATCGCGGCCGCATTCGGCACCGGCAGCGCTCCCGGCAGCGCCAAGCACACCGGGCACACGTTGGTGTTCGGCTCGCCGCCGAACGCGTTCGGACACCCACAAAACATCTTGCTCACGGTCTTGAGCTCAACGTGGCACTCGATCCCGATCACAGCTTCGTACTTGTCGAGCAACTGTGCCGTAACGACGGCGTCCTCGGCAACGGTAGACATATTAGGTGATGATTTCCCTGACAATATCGGCAACCCGGCCGACGAGCTCATCCGGTGCTTTGCCGGCGGACGCGGCACGCCGTGCGCGCCAGTCGAGCGCTCGCATTTGGTGTGCCAAGACCGATCCGCGGACCGGCAAATCGTTCGGCAGCGCGATCTCGAACGCATTTCGCGCCTCACGTGTCGTCACCGGCGCCACAAACGCGACACCGAACGCTTCATTGAACGGCGCGGGGGAAAGCACGAGCGCGGGCCGCCGCTTCATCTGTTCATGCCCTGCCTGCGGATTGAAGTTGACGATGATGAAATCGCCGCGATCGGGCGTCGTCATTCA
The nucleotide sequence above comes from Candidatus Eremiobacterota bacterium. Encoded proteins:
- the gatB gene encoding Asp-tRNA(Asn)/Glu-tRNA(Gln) amidotransferase subunit GatB, with the protein product MSTVAEDAVVTAQLLDKYEAVIGIECHVELKTVSKMFCGCPNAFGGEPNTNVCPVCLALPGALPVPNAAAIEHMFRAGLAFGATIPPHSKFDRKNYFYPDMPKNYQISQYDMPLTVGGVVRYWLEDGTRRECRLTRIHLEEDTGKSTHVGSADGRLAASTGSLVDFNRAGVPLMECVSEPDIRSAEEAVAYLETLARTFRELGVSDVKMEEGSLRCDANVSIRKRGETGLGTKAEIKNMNSFRSVRRAIESEIARQIAVVESGGRVIQETRGWDEAAGVTHSQRSKEQAHDYRYFPDPDLVPLDVTPEMIERVRASLPEIPYERYLRYVDDYALDTKRATQLVEDHALAAWFDRAVRAANGDGKGVVAFVLGDLARLANESGTHVVRGKVTPESLAELVALTSSNAINSKAAKQVLETLWTEGGSAKAIVEREGLAQVSDRGAVAAIVDEVLAANPKVAADYKAGKTNVLGFLTGAVMKASRGKANPALAQELLKEKLRE
- a CDS encoding type II toxin-antitoxin system PemK/MazF family toxin; translated protein: MTTPDRGDFIIVNFNPQAGHEQMKRRPALVLSPAPFNEAFGVAFVAPVTTREARNAFEIALPNDLPVRGSVLAHQMRALDWRARRAASAGKAPDELVGRVADIVREIIT